A genome region from Gadus chalcogrammus isolate NIFS_2021 chromosome 7, NIFS_Gcha_1.0, whole genome shotgun sequence includes the following:
- the fhdc3 gene encoding FH2 domain containing 3 isoform X1 translates to MLMDGAVFSTAAPSPSVVAPPPPAPPSQPIPALTPACPPPPPPPPPPPPPPPPPPPPPPPPLATPALCTIQRRCMKKVNWVAIPGRCILGKMNVWTSGRSQTEDLVLDLRSMEELFSHGETQAPWKGRRTPGDGHKGGEGLTPFSKAAQISILDAKKSMNIAIFLKTFKRPVPEMVEDIIHGNWLRFGTGKLGELCKLLPDTSEVKKLCAFNGNVSHLAEADRFMVQLVRVPGYDERLKTMVLREEFFPQMEEMKTSVDVMTKAANELLDCDDLHSVIRLVLKAGNYMNAGGHSGNAIGFRMNSLLQLSDTKANKPGMNLMHYVAKQAEDIDAELLTFPSQLEHIAMASRICQEEVKADFEREVKKIEEVQLYASRQPSLLQQMETFLLRARLKLSDLSSSLSELGKLSEAVAEFFCEDPAAFKLEDCCSVFSSFCQKFLTAIQDNRLREALELRRKCKDSARGSIKRRSTWSGQEPRAVGKRYASSETLDSSSGDQEAAGLESALHSFLAAAAPNRCRRKLIPVEMGPLLELSNSLTEAPSSRSEGLVETLAAPLLSLETTLLPGLETTLLPCLETTLLPCLESTLLPSPEEKDLPLTAENQEDGQTKRAVISYQNCRGKGTGADWPRHSDSTLAALAVPATPLSTTRDYILRSNGPSCSPWTIVSPFSNPEGNGNPRNRHSRHSRRAFSISDADEQDDGCWPRPPIPSSCSSTTITPSTFSGSSALEDPTEDRGGGGGAAADFPSGSPDNLASRRFVPEYPAEMPLSLGPLLRSCSLDETRTPPVHGSWWGELIQKSIAHRTKSCSSSRANSPTDDVFTSKEGGGSGLISFFRRFGNKSKAPDSRVLNYGEAGL, encoded by the exons ATGTTAATGGACGGAGCTGTGTTCTCCActgctgctccttctccttctgtcGTTGctccgccaccaccagcaccaccctccCAACCCATTCCCGCCCTTACTCCAGCATGTCCGCCTCCgccacccccgccacccccaccacccccacctccaccacccccacctcctccacccccacccccgctggCCACTCCAGCACTGTGCACCATCCAGCGGCGCTGCATGAAGAAGGTGAACTGGGTTGCCATCCCCGGCAGGTGCATTCTGGGTAAGATGAACGTGTGGACGTCCGGGCGCTCCCAGACCGAGGATCTGGTGCTGGACctccgcagcatggaggagctGTTCAGCCACGGCGAGACGCAGGCCCCGTGGAAGGGCCGCCGGACCCCCGGGGACGGGCACAAGGGCGGTGAAGGCCTGACCCCCTTTTCCAAAGCTGCGCAG ATCTCCATTCTGGACGCCAAGAAGAGCATGAACATCGCCATCTTTCTGAAAACCTTCAAACG CCCAGTTCCAGAAATGGTTGAGGACATTATTCACGGCAACTGGCTGCGATTTGGAACGGGCAAACTCGGAGAGCTTTGTAAACTGCTTCCAGATACAAGTgag GTGAAGAAGCTGTGTGCTTTTAACGGAAACGTCTCACACTTAGCTGAAGCCGACCGGTTCATGGTGCAATTGGTTAGAGTTCCAGG CTATGATGAGCGATTGAAGACCATGGTGCTAAGAGAGGAATTCTTCCCCCAaatggaggagatgaagacCTCGGTGGATGTGATGACCAAAGCAGCTAATG AGCTGTTGGACTGCGATGACCTCCACTCTGTGATTCGCTTGGTGTTGAAAGCTGGGAACTATATGAATGCT GGCGGACACAGTGGGAATGCCATCGGCTTTCGGATGAATTCCCTGCTCCAGCTGTCTGACACCAAAGCCAATAAGCCCGGCATGAACCTGATGCACTACGTGGCGAAG CAAGCGGAGGACATTGATGCAGAGCTGCTCACGTTTCCCAGCCAACTTGAACACATCGCAATGGCTTCGAG GATTTGCCAAGAGGAGGTGAAGGCTGACTTTGAAAGAGAAGTTAAGAAGATAGAGGAAGTGCAGTTGTACGCCAGCAGACAACCAAGTCTTCTCCAGCAGATGGAGACATTTCTCCTG AGGGCCAGACTGAAGTTGTCCGATCTGAGTTCTTCTCTCAGTGAACTCGGTAAACTGAGTGAAGCGGTGGCAGAGTTCTTCTGCGAAGACCCGGCCGCTTTCAAACTGGAGGACTGCTGCTCTGTCTTCAGCTCCTTCTGTCAGAAGTTCCTCACAGCCATTCAG GACAACCGGCTCCGCGAGGCGCTGGAACTGAGACGCAAGTGCAAGGACTCGGCCCGCGGCTCGATCAAGCGGCGCTCCACCTGGTCCGGGCAGGAACCCCGCGCCGTCGGGAAACGCTACGCCTCGTCGGAGACCCTCGACTCCTCGTCCGGAGACCAGGAGGCCGCCGGCTTGGAGTCGGCGCTCCACAGCTTCCTGGCCGCCGCGGCTCCGAACCGGTGCCGGAGGAAGCTCATCCCCGTGGAGATGGGACCGTTGTTGGAGCTCAGCAATAGCCTGACCGAAGCCCCGTCGTCCCGCTCGGAGGGGCTGGTGGAGACCCTGGCGGCGCCTCTACTAAGCCTGGAGACCACCCTATTGCCAGGCCTGGAGACCACCCTACTGCCTTGCCTGGAGACCACGCTACTGCCTTGCCTGGAGAGTACCCTCCTGCCAAGCCCGGAGGAGAAGGACCTCCCGCTCACCGCGGAAAACCAGGAGGACGGCCAGACGAAGCGAGCAGTGATTAGTTACCAAAATTGCCGAGGTAAAGGcacaggggcggactggcctcgccactctgactccaccctggCTGCTCTTGCTGTGCCGGCCACCCCTCTCTCCACAACCAGGGATTACATCTTGAGGAGTAACGGGCCTTCTTGTTCGCCCTGGACCATCGTCAGCCCCTTCAGCAACCCGGAAGGAAACGGCAATCCGCGCAACAGACACAGCCGTCACAGCAGGCGGGCCTTCTCCATATCCGACGCAGACGAGCAGGACGACGGCTGTTGGCCGCGGCCTCCCATCCCGTCTTCCTGCTCCTCGACGACCATCACTCCTTCCACCTTCTCCGGGTCCTCCGCACTCGAAGACCCCACCGAggaccgaggaggaggaggaggagcagcggcgGACTTTCCATCGGGTTCCCCCGACAACCTCGCTTCGAGAAGATTCGTTCCAGAGTACCCGGCCGAGATGCCTCTGTCTCTGGGGCCGCTGCTCCGGTCGTGCTCCCTGGACGAGACCAGGACGCCGCCGGTGCATGGCTCTTGGTGGGGAGAGCTGATCCAGAAGAGCATCGCCCATAGGACCAAGTCGTGCTCCTCGTCCAGAGCGAATTCGCCGACGGACGACGTGTTCACGTCAAAAGAGGGAGGCGGCTCAGGTTTGATCTCGTTTTTCAGACGCTTTGGGAACAAGAGCAAAGCTCCAGATTCAAGAGTGCTGAATTATGGAGAAGCAGGTCTTTGA
- the fhdc3 gene encoding FH2 domain containing 3 isoform X2, protein MNIAIFLKTFKRPVPEMVEDIIHGNWLRFGTGKLGELCKLLPDTSEVKKLCAFNGNVSHLAEADRFMVQLVRVPGYDERLKTMVLREEFFPQMEEMKTSVDVMTKAANELLDCDDLHSVIRLVLKAGNYMNAGGHSGNAIGFRMNSLLQLSDTKANKPGMNLMHYVAKQAEDIDAELLTFPSQLEHIAMASRICQEEVKADFEREVKKIEEVQLYASRQPSLLQQMETFLLRARLKLSDLSSSLSELGKLSEAVAEFFCEDPAAFKLEDCCSVFSSFCQKFLTAIQDNRLREALELRRKCKDSARGSIKRRSTWSGQEPRAVGKRYASSETLDSSSGDQEAAGLESALHSFLAAAAPNRCRRKLIPVEMGPLLELSNSLTEAPSSRSEGLVETLAAPLLSLETTLLPGLETTLLPCLETTLLPCLESTLLPSPEEKDLPLTAENQEDGQTKRAVISYQNCRGKGTGADWPRHSDSTLAALAVPATPLSTTRDYILRSNGPSCSPWTIVSPFSNPEGNGNPRNRHSRHSRRAFSISDADEQDDGCWPRPPIPSSCSSTTITPSTFSGSSALEDPTEDRGGGGGAAADFPSGSPDNLASRRFVPEYPAEMPLSLGPLLRSCSLDETRTPPVHGSWWGELIQKSIAHRTKSCSSSRANSPTDDVFTSKEGGGSGLISFFRRFGNKSKAPDSRVLNYGEAGL, encoded by the exons ATGAACATCGCCATCTTTCTGAAAACCTTCAAACG CCCAGTTCCAGAAATGGTTGAGGACATTATTCACGGCAACTGGCTGCGATTTGGAACGGGCAAACTCGGAGAGCTTTGTAAACTGCTTCCAGATACAAGTgag GTGAAGAAGCTGTGTGCTTTTAACGGAAACGTCTCACACTTAGCTGAAGCCGACCGGTTCATGGTGCAATTGGTTAGAGTTCCAGG CTATGATGAGCGATTGAAGACCATGGTGCTAAGAGAGGAATTCTTCCCCCAaatggaggagatgaagacCTCGGTGGATGTGATGACCAAAGCAGCTAATG AGCTGTTGGACTGCGATGACCTCCACTCTGTGATTCGCTTGGTGTTGAAAGCTGGGAACTATATGAATGCT GGCGGACACAGTGGGAATGCCATCGGCTTTCGGATGAATTCCCTGCTCCAGCTGTCTGACACCAAAGCCAATAAGCCCGGCATGAACCTGATGCACTACGTGGCGAAG CAAGCGGAGGACATTGATGCAGAGCTGCTCACGTTTCCCAGCCAACTTGAACACATCGCAATGGCTTCGAG GATTTGCCAAGAGGAGGTGAAGGCTGACTTTGAAAGAGAAGTTAAGAAGATAGAGGAAGTGCAGTTGTACGCCAGCAGACAACCAAGTCTTCTCCAGCAGATGGAGACATTTCTCCTG AGGGCCAGACTGAAGTTGTCCGATCTGAGTTCTTCTCTCAGTGAACTCGGTAAACTGAGTGAAGCGGTGGCAGAGTTCTTCTGCGAAGACCCGGCCGCTTTCAAACTGGAGGACTGCTGCTCTGTCTTCAGCTCCTTCTGTCAGAAGTTCCTCACAGCCATTCAG GACAACCGGCTCCGCGAGGCGCTGGAACTGAGACGCAAGTGCAAGGACTCGGCCCGCGGCTCGATCAAGCGGCGCTCCACCTGGTCCGGGCAGGAACCCCGCGCCGTCGGGAAACGCTACGCCTCGTCGGAGACCCTCGACTCCTCGTCCGGAGACCAGGAGGCCGCCGGCTTGGAGTCGGCGCTCCACAGCTTCCTGGCCGCCGCGGCTCCGAACCGGTGCCGGAGGAAGCTCATCCCCGTGGAGATGGGACCGTTGTTGGAGCTCAGCAATAGCCTGACCGAAGCCCCGTCGTCCCGCTCGGAGGGGCTGGTGGAGACCCTGGCGGCGCCTCTACTAAGCCTGGAGACCACCCTATTGCCAGGCCTGGAGACCACCCTACTGCCTTGCCTGGAGACCACGCTACTGCCTTGCCTGGAGAGTACCCTCCTGCCAAGCCCGGAGGAGAAGGACCTCCCGCTCACCGCGGAAAACCAGGAGGACGGCCAGACGAAGCGAGCAGTGATTAGTTACCAAAATTGCCGAGGTAAAGGcacaggggcggactggcctcgccactctgactccaccctggCTGCTCTTGCTGTGCCGGCCACCCCTCTCTCCACAACCAGGGATTACATCTTGAGGAGTAACGGGCCTTCTTGTTCGCCCTGGACCATCGTCAGCCCCTTCAGCAACCCGGAAGGAAACGGCAATCCGCGCAACAGACACAGCCGTCACAGCAGGCGGGCCTTCTCCATATCCGACGCAGACGAGCAGGACGACGGCTGTTGGCCGCGGCCTCCCATCCCGTCTTCCTGCTCCTCGACGACCATCACTCCTTCCACCTTCTCCGGGTCCTCCGCACTCGAAGACCCCACCGAggaccgaggaggaggaggaggagcagcggcgGACTTTCCATCGGGTTCCCCCGACAACCTCGCTTCGAGAAGATTCGTTCCAGAGTACCCGGCCGAGATGCCTCTGTCTCTGGGGCCGCTGCTCCGGTCGTGCTCCCTGGACGAGACCAGGACGCCGCCGGTGCATGGCTCTTGGTGGGGAGAGCTGATCCAGAAGAGCATCGCCCATAGGACCAAGTCGTGCTCCTCGTCCAGAGCGAATTCGCCGACGGACGACGTGTTCACGTCAAAAGAGGGAGGCGGCTCAGGTTTGATCTCGTTTTTCAGACGCTTTGGGAACAAGAGCAAAGCTCCAGATTCAAGAGTGCTGAATTATGGAGAAGCAGGTCTTTGA